A window of the Oryza brachyantha chromosome 5, ObraRS2, whole genome shotgun sequence genome harbors these coding sequences:
- the LOC102704810 gene encoding probable inactive receptor-like protein kinase At3g56050 has translation MARLCRAAAVVTVLVLFLQLQLGGGSGSGSGSGHGGGRHGVRPAARLIHAANHGKKQSLQQSRHAGSKAGWPNPPSSSASTTTTTPANPFGLPMLLPPPLREWPPWFDMPPVQGPSSEPAPAPAPAAVAEHAAAPRRGEEDHPRSIALPPAAAAGGTSRPEVTAVDGDDDEARRHGGGGGGRTNYVVVAAAGASVLLAVSVAAFVLCYRSSKVVTVRPWATGLSGQLQKAFVTGVPALKRAELEAACEDFSNVIGSLPEYAMYKGTLSSGVEIAVVSTTKTSSKEWSKRCETQFRKKITSLSRVNHKNFVNLLGYCEEEQPFTRMMVFEYAPNGTLSEHLHARDDGHLDWATRLRVAVGVAYCLEHMHRLSPPEVVRTLDASTVYLTDDFAAKISDVFFCGDGGEEAAKPAMADRESVVHGYGMLLLEIMAGRFTASEGGLVQGWAASFLRGERRLRDVMDPALGGAFHGETVDRLDAVVRSCTDREPRRRPAMPDVARRLREITAMPPDAATPKVSPLWWAELEIISTEAA, from the exons ATGGCGAGGCTgtgcagggcggcggcggtggtgacggtgTTGGTGCTCTTCTTGCAGCTTCAGctaggcggcggcagcggcagcggcagcggcagcggccatGGTGGTGGTCGGCATG GCGTGCGCCCTGCAGCTCG GCTGATCCATGCAGCCAACCACGGCAAGAAGCAATCTTTGCAGCAGAGCAGGCACGCCGGCAGCAAGGCAGGATGGCCGAACCCGCcttcgtcgtcggcgtcgacgacgacgacgacgccggcgaacCCGTTTGGGCTGCCGATgctgcttccgccgccgttgcgGGAGTGGCCGCCCTGGTTCGACATGCCGCCGGTGCAGGGCCCGTCGAGcgagcccgcgcccgcgcccgcgccggccgccgtcgccgagcacGCGGCGGccccgcggcgcggcgaggaggatcACCCCCGCAGCATCGCGTTGCcaccggccgcggcggcaggcggcacTAGCCGGCCGGAGGTGACGGCCGTGGACGGGGACGATGACGAGGCGAggaggcacggcggcggcggcggcggcaggaccAACTACGtggtcgtcgccgcggcgggggcgtcCGTGCTGCTGGCCGTGTCGGTGGCGGCGTTCGTGCTGTGCTACCGGTCCAGCAAGGTGGTGACCGTCCGGCCGTGGGCCACCGGGCTGAGCGGGCAGCTGCAGAAGGCGTTCGTGACGGGGGTGCCGGCGCTGAAGCGGGCGGAGCTGGAGGCCGCCTGCGAGGACTTCAGCAACGTCATCGGCTCCCTGCCGGAGTACGCCATGTACAAGGGGACGCTCTCCAGCGGCGTCGAGATCGCCGTCGTGTCCACAACCAAGACCTCCTCCAAGGAGTGGTCCAAGCGCTGCGAGACACAATTCAGGAAGAAG ATAACGAGCTTGTCCAGGGTGAACCACAAGAACTTCGTGAACCTGCTGGGCTACTgcgaggaggagcagccgtTCACGCGGATGATGGTGTTCGAGTACGCCCCCAACGGCACGCTCTCGGAGCATCTCCACG CGAGGGACGACGGCCACCTGGACTGGGCGACGCGACTGCGCGTGGCGGTCGGCGTGGCCTACTGCCTGGAGCACATGCACCGGCTCAGCCCGCCGGAGGTCGTGCGGACGCTGGACGCCTCCACCGTCTACCTCACCGACGACTTCGCCGCCAAGATCTCCGACGTCTTCttctgcggcgacggcggcgaggaggcggcgaagcCGGCCATGGCCGACAGGGAGAGCGTGGTGCACGGCTACgggatgctgctgctggagaTCATGGCGGGGCGGTTCACGGCGTCGGAGGGCGGGCTGGTGCAGGGGTGGGCGGCGAGCTTCCTCCGCGGGGAGCGCCGCCTCAGGGACGTCATGGACCCGGCGCTCGGGGGCGCCTTCCACGGCGAGACCGTCGACCgcctcgacgccgtcgtccgGTCCTGCACCGACCgcgagccgcggcggcggccggccatgCCCGACGTCGCCAGGCGGCTCAGGGAGATCACCGCCAtgccgccggacgccgccaCCCCCAAGGTGTCGCCGCTCTGGTGGGCTGAGCTCGAGATCATCTCCACCGAGGCCGCCTGA
- the LOC102716688 gene encoding importin subunit beta-1: MNITQILLAAQSADGNLRTVAEGNLKQFQEQNLPNFLLSLSVELSEDEKPPESRRLAGIILKNSLDAKDSAKKELLIQQWVSLDPSIKQKIKESLLITLGSSVHDARHTSSQVIAKIASIEIPRREWQELIAKLLGNMTQQGAPAPLKQATLEALGYVCEEISPEHLEQDQVNAVLTAVVQGMNQTELSPEVRLAAVKALYNALDFAESNFANEMERNYIMKVICDTAVSKEMEIRQAAFECLVAIASTYYVHLDPYMQTIFNLTANAVKGDEEAVALQAIEFWSTICDEEIELQEEYEGSDDANSTVNYRFIEKALPSLVPMLLETLLKQEEDQDQDDNVWNISMSGGTCLGLIARTVGDAIVPLVMPFVEGNIAKPDWHCREAATFAFGSILEGPSVEKLAPLVQAGLDFLLNTTKDPNSQVRDTTAWTLGRVFELLHSPTSANPIITTANLPRIMNVLLESSKDVPNVAEKVCGAIYFLAQGYEDAESISSVLTPFLPNLIAALLSAADRADTTHFRLRASAYEALNEIVRVSNVPETSGIIGQLLQEIMRRLNLTFELHILSSSDKEKQSDLQALLCGVLQVIIQKLSSSDAKLIIAQTADQLMLLFLRVFACHSSTVHEEAMLAIGALAYATGTDFVKYMPEFFKYLEAGLQNYEEYQVCSISVGVVGDICRALEDKILPFCDGIMSVLLKDLSNSMLNRSVKPPIFSCFGDIALAIGDNFEKYLPYAMPMLQGAAGLLAVLDHTDEDMVDYGNQLRRGIFEAYSGILQGIKGAKAQLMIPYASHLLQFTEAVYKDRSRDESVTKAAVAVLGDLADTLGPSSKDLFKSNLFHVEFLRECNDSDDEVRDTASWAQGMINQALVS; the protein is encoded by the exons ATGAATATCACTCAGATTCTGCTAGCAGCTCAATCTGCAGATGGCAACCTTCGAACAGTAGCAGAAGGGAACCTCAAGCAGTTCCAGGAGCAGAATCTTCCcaacttcctcctctccttatCAGTGGAGCTTTCGGAGGATGAGAAACCACCAGAGTCTAGAAGACTTGCTGGTATTATCCTTAAGAATTCTTTGGATGCAAAGGACTCTGCAAAAAAGGAACTATTGATTCAACAATGGGTCAGCCTAGATCCATCAATCAAACAGAAGATAAAGGAGTCACTGCTGATAACATTAGGATCTTCTGTACATGATGCAAGGCATACCTCATCCCAAGTCATTGCGAAGATTGCATCCATTGAGATCCCCCGGAGGGAATGGCAAGAACTCATTGCCAAATTGTTGGGCAATATGACACAACAGGGTGCACCTGCTCCACTAAAGCAAGCAACTCTAGAGGCCTTAGGGTATGTATGCGAGGAGATTTCTCCTGAACACTTGGAGCAGGATCAAGTGAATGCTGTTCTGACTGCTGTTGTCCAAGGGATGAATCAGACAGAGCTAAGCCCTGAAGTTCGTCTTGCGGCAGTTAAAGCCCTGTATAATGCTCTTGATTTTGCTGAGAGCAACTTTGCAAATGAAATGGAGAGGAATTATATAATGAAGGTCATCTGTGATACTGCTGTATCAAAAGAAATGGAGATCAGACAGGCAGCCTTTGAATGCCTTGTTGCAATTGCATCCACATATTATGTACACTTGGACCCTTACATGCAAACCATATTCAATCTAACAGCTAATGCTGTCAAAGGAgatgaagaagcagttgcacTTCAAGCTATTGAGTTCTGGAGCACTATTTGTGATGAAGAGATTGAGCTCCAAGAAGAATACGAGGGATCTGACGATGCTAATTCTACAGTAAATTATCGTTTCATTGAGAAAGCCCTTCCTTCACTTGTTCCAATGCTGCTAGAGACTCTGTTAAAGCAAGAGGAAGATCAAGATCAAGATGATAATGTATGGAACATTTCCATGAGTGGTGGGACATGCCTTGGGCTCATCGCTAGAACTGTTGGCGATGCAATTGTCCCTCTTGTTATGCCGTTTGTTGAGGGTAACATCGCAAAACCTGATTGGCATTGTCGTGAGGCAGCTACTTTTGCATTTGGTTCCATCCTTGAAGGTCCTTCTGTTGAGAAACTTGCTCCCCTGGTACAGGCTGGCCTTGATTTCTTGCTCAACACAACCAAAGATCCAAACAGTCAAGTAAGGGACACCACTGCATGGACTCTTGGTAGGGTATTTGAGCTCCTGCATTCTCCAACCAGTGCAAATCCCATCATAACAACTGCAAACCTTCCTCGTATCATGAATGTGTTGCTGGAAAGTAGTAAAGATGTTCCAAATGTGGCTGAGAAAGTCTGTGGAGCCATATATTTTCTTGCCCAAGGTTATGAAGATGCAGAGTCCATCTCATCTGTGCTTACACCTTTTCTTCCTAATCTCATTGCCGCTCTCCTTTCTGCTGCGGATCGGGCTGACACCACCCATTTCAGGCTTCGTGCATCAGCTTATGAAGCATTGAATGAGATTGTGAGAGTCAGCAACGTACCTGAAACATCAGGCATTATAGGGCAGTTACTGCAGGAGATCATGAGGAGATTGAATCTGACGTTTGAGCTCCATATACTTTCATCAAGTGACAAGGAAAAGCAAAGTGATCTTCAGGCGTTACTGTGTGGTGTACTGCAGGTCATCATTCAGAAATTGAGCAGCTCAGATGCTAAGTTGATAATCGCCCAGACTGCTGATCAGTTGATGCTTCTGTTTCTCCGTGTCTTTGCTTGCCACAGCTCTACTGTACATGAGGAAGCAATGCTTGCCATTGGTGCTCTCGCTTATGCCACTGGCACAGATTTTGTGAAATACATGCCTGAGTTTTTCAAGTACCTGGAAGCTGGCTTACAGAACTATGAAGAGTATCAAGTCTGCTCCATCTCTGTAGGAGTGGTGGGTGATATCTGTCGTGCCTTGGAAGACAAAATTTTGCCCTTCTGTGATGGGATTATGTCTGTTCTTCTCAAGGACCTTTCAAACTCAATGCTCAATCGTTCTGTTAAGCCCccaattttttcatgttttggaGACATTGCTCTTGCGATTGGTGATAATTTTGAGAAATACCTTCCTTATGCGATGCCAATGCTTCAAGGAGCTGCCGGACTTCTTGCTGTTTTGGACCATACCGATGAGGATATGGTTGATTATGGTAACCAGCTCAGACGGGGAATCTTTGAAGCTTACTCTGGCATACTCCAGGGTATAAAGGGTGCAAAAGCTCAGTTGATGATACCCTATGCAAGCCATCTGCTGCAGTTCACTGAAGCTGTCTACAAGGACCGGAGCAG GGATGAGAGCGTGACAAAGGCTGCAGTTGCTGTCCTGGGGGACCTTGCGGACACACTCGGCCCAAGCTCCAAGGATCTGTTCAAGAGCAACCTCTTCCATGTTGAGTTCCTGAGGGAGTGCAACGATTCAGATGATGAAGTCAGGGACACTGCGTCATGGGCACAGGGAATGATAAATCAAGCGCTGGTTTCTTAA